TTTAGAATGTAGTTGTAAAAAACCAAATCTGCATAAAAATGTTTGCCTGTTTCTGTAGTTAGCCTGTATTGCCTGCCCACAAAAGCAAAGCCCTTGCCCAACTCCAGTAAAAAATCGTGCAGCTTGTCTATAATAGCTTGTTCCAGTTCATTCTCCCTAAAATCAGTATTGTCTTTCAAGTCGAGAAATTCCAATACATAAGGGTCTTTAATGATATCTCTCGCTTCTTGTCTTTGTGTTTTCCGGATGGCTTCTTTCTTAACTTCTTTGCTGTTTTTACTCATTACCATTCTCTGATAATAAAGGTTGTTGATCTGTCGATCCAGGCTTCTTGTGCTCCAATTGCATTCAATTGCCTCCTGCAAGTAAAACTCCCGGGCTTCTTTCTCTTCTACTTTTAAAAGCAAGCGATAATGGGTCCAGGTTAATTCGTCACGCAGTGCGTGACTTTTCTCAAAAGTGCTGTAAAACTGGCGCATGTACTTTAAATTGGTGGCGGTAAATCCTCTCCCATATTCCGATGTAAGTTGTTCGGATAGCTGCCGGATAAGCTCTTCGCCATATTTTGCACGTTCCTTTCCTTTTTGCTCCTGCTCTACAATCAGCCGGCCCACATTCCAGTAGGCCTGAACCATTGCAAAGTTGGCCGTCCGGTAAACCGTGTTGCGTGCTTCTTCTATAATTTGCCTG
The Cryomorphaceae bacterium DNA segment above includes these coding regions:
- a CDS encoding DUF1016 domain-containing protein; translated protein: MSKKNIPSKQIEALYDEIRQIIEEARNTVYRTANFAMVQAYWNVGRLIVEQEQKGKERAKYGEELIRQLSEQLTSEYGRGFTATNLKYMRQFYSTFEKSHALRDELTWTHYRLLLKVEEKEAREFYLQEAIECNWSTRSLDRQINNLYYQRMVMSKNSKEVKKEAIRKTQRQEARDIIKDPYVLEFLDLKDNTDFRENELEQAIIDKLHDFLLELGKGFAFVGRQYRLTTETGKHFYADLVFYNYILKCFLIIDLKTKELSHQDIGQMDMYVRYFEDKVRQENDNPTIGLILCAKKDHTIVKYSVLNENKQLFASEYKTYMPSEKQLRQEIEREREIVEQEKRLKK